The DNA window ATGTCAGGGGTGGGGTGCCTGCTTAGTTTGCCCAATTGTGTCCCAGTTTCTCCGTTTCTGACGATCCTACTTTTGTTTCGGTCCATTTGGTAGCAGAGAAATCATGGGGCATGGCATGAGGTTGGTACTAGTCCTGTAGTCCAAACAGACTGAGGAAAACAAGGGAAACATTCTAGCAGGACTCTGGTGTGCATTGATAGTCAGCGGCGTATCTAGGATTTTAGGTTAGGGTGGTCCAAAGTGACATAAAATTTTCATCACAGCAAATATATCATATTATATAAGTATAGAACTCATCAACGATATCTGATAATATAGTGATAACGTGTCTTACAATTTTAAATATCTTAAAATCAATTGTTAAGTCTGAAATTTGCATATATATTTCATTGTATATGTATCCCTTGGCTCCAAAATTTAGGGTGGGCCATGGCCGACCTGGCCACCCTGCTAGCTCCGCCACTGTTGATAGTGATGAACTTCTCAGAGTTGTTTGGGTGGTTATTTCAGGAATTCAGAAAGGTGTGTACCTATATGCTTGGGGTGGATCAGATTCCCTTGGGTTGCTTCTATCCCCACTTGAAATCGACCCATATCCTATTTTTCGGAATGCAAAGCTTGTTATCTTTTCTTTTATGAGACAAGGCATTCTCTGCATCATATTTAGTCGAGCCAGAGATTCATAAGGTCTACTTAGTTGCTGCATAGGGGATTTGTACACAAATTTCACCCTATCTTGAGGTTCTGTTACTAGGTGGATTGTCGACATCACCAGCATGCATGGCTATTTGTGGATATGAGTTTGCCATGTGTTTGGTGGTAATAACAGTTGACCTTGTTGGCTACCTTTTTTATACTTGGTGCTCACACCTGATGCCACGTCCAGGATTTTCCAACCGGGGATTGCGACTTTGTGTGCCTCAGTAGTTAAGCTGTTCATGATTCTTTAAAATTTAAGTGCAGTTGCTGAAAGGAATACATGTAAGGAACAGATTGTACTAGTATAGTAGTACCTCACATCCGTGAGGTAGTGACCTGATCAGGTCTGCCCATGGTGGTGGTGTTGATTTCAGCAGGGGTGCCAAGCAACTGGGAAGCGAGAACACAGAGAAAGGGAGATGAGTAATAGATTGATTTCTTGCTTGTCACATACAGGGTTGCGGCTACCACAAATGTAGCCTGCCAAGATTACATCAATCTCTTATTGACTCCAGCCACTCTATCTAAACTTCCTCAAACTAACAATCCAAATCCATGCTAACCAATCTTATGAAATCCAAACTAGCCATACTTACCTTTAGATAAATTTTTCATCAAACCCAATTATGCCTTACTCCTTGCGCGTCTTTCTCTGGTACTGCTTGCCCCACATAACATAGTATTTATTGACCGTGCCTGATGCTACTTAAGTTATCAACATGTTATGTCAGTCTGGTTTAAAACTATGATTTTTATCAGGGGGACTGCTGATGTGGTTGGACTTGGTGTCATACTGATATCAATTTATCAAGCAATTGAGAAACCTCATTATGTAATAAATATATTAAAAATTAGAAAAAAGCAAATTAATGGAGTGCGATATTAAATTAGACAAATTAAGTGTGTTGAATCGTGATTCATCAATACCCCTGAGAAAATAAAATTCCTTCAAGAAAATCTTTGTTTACTGCGCAATTTGTCCTGTCTATTCTGTGTTTACTGCACTGTGCAGTGAGTTGTTAAATTCCCTTTGAAGAATGTTTGACTACCATATCTTGTTCCATGTCAGTGGTCTTCATCTTTTAGATTTCACTGTTGTCTTATGCAAAACCTGTTTAGAAAGTTATCTCTATCAGCAAtaatatttttcagaattacgaCACACTGGTTGCATGCATACTTCTTTTATGAATCTGATCACTGAGTGAAGAATAATTTAGCATTGGTTTGTTAGCTAGGCTGCTGTGTTTGGTATGCTACACCAGTGCTTCTCCTACGGACTGCTGCCAATAGAAGGCTATACCTGTTTTTTTCATGAAATACTTTCAAAAGCACTCATTGTGAGGTGAGTTTAGACTAGTAAAATGGGCAGTGCGAGAGCAATAGTAGATTTTGCAACATCCCACTGTTCTTCATTATCCGTTGCGCTACATGCCCATCCAAGCTTATATGGCTTGTTTGGATTGAGGAAGATCAACTGTAGCCCTTTGGATTGGAGGCAAAAGAACTCACTATTCTTGCCAATCCTACCGGGGGTGAAGCTATGTTGACTTACCCTGGTCCATAGGCAGAAGGGTGAAGAAAAAAATGCTAGTAGTTGACTCAATTTGACCATGTACTACTTTTAAAATTGTATAAGTTTCTTTATATACAATGGAGTGTGCACCAGGGTCATTTCTAATTTAGCTTCGCCCAACAGGGTTGAGGTTTCTTTTATCCAAAGAAACCATATGGGATTACAATTTGAAATCTGGTCTAGTGGGACAGTGGATGATTAGAATTATCTTTATGATTCATTTCCCCTACTTAAAACGTATATACTTAAGCAAAAGTATGACTTTGATAGGCTTGGGATGATGGCAGTTGTAATGTAATATTCCATTGTGGAAACATATTTAGATCCTTTTGCAATTTGTTGTGTCAAGAAAAGTTCCGAGATTGCCGGGCTTCATGGCTTGTTGCATGTTAGTGCATATTTCAGAATGGGTTACTTTTCTGCTAAGCAGTGTGTATTGGACCTCCTCCAGGGCTGCAAAGGAGCCTCGAGAACGATGAGGAAACCTTAATTTGGTTGGCTCAGTATCTGATATTGTTGTAATGTTGTGAAATATGCACCATCAGACGGGCTGCATTTGTAttattctctctctttttttttgtaaTTTTCATCGTCTTCCATTTTTGTTTCTTGGATTTATTTCTTTCAAATGTTGTTCAGGAAACTGATGTCAGTCCCCCATTTTATTTTTTTGTTTTGAGGAAACCATGTCCTCTTCTTAAAACAGTTTACAGCTTATTGCAAAATGTATCACTGAGTAATTCTTTTTTAGTAAACTGACTTGGCTGTCATGGAGAAAGGTCTGCTTTTGTAGTTAGTATTGCATGCATCCAGTAGTCTGCTTTTGTAGTTAGTATTGCATGCATCCAGTATTTCCTTCTGACAGTGTTATTTGAGGTTCATGTCCTGCTTAGAATAACACATGTAGGTGGCGATTTCTCAGATGCTGATGACAAATTAGCACACGAATTAGTGCATGTGAACATTTATATATAGGTATTATTTTGTCACTTCAACTATCAGATGCATGTGAAGTTAGGTTTGACTCAGTAGTTGCATTTCATTTTTATCACCAGACATCCGCCTCTAAAAACTAACCTTTGAAGGACGGAAAACTAGCTAGTTTAATTCACTATTAAAATGATGATATTTGGAATTAATCTTTAAATTTGGATTCAGACTGTGTTATTAAATAGTAGTTACCATTTACCAAATTTGGTGTCAGTATCAATACCCATTTTCATATTCATCACGTCAGTTCATGACACCTTGATTGTCAAACAGATCGCCCTAATGTTACAATTTCTGAGATCTCTTCCATGTTGCAATGCAGGTACACATGTGTAACAAGCTTGCTAGTCGGCATGTGAGAGTTGGACTTGCAAACTCTAATAAACTTGCCCGTTGTGATATATGTGAAAGTTTTCCTGGTACGCCTTTTGATTCATGAATCTCTTTTTGATTCACGAATCTCCTTTTTTTAACAATTAGTCAACTAAATCTTGAATTCTTGATTTGCCTGGGTATAGCTTTCTTCCACTGTGAGATAGATGGCACCTCACTTTGCCTGAGCTGTGACATGACTGTTCATGTTGGTGGCAAACGAACACATGGAAGATACCTGCTCCTAAGGCAAAGTGTTGAAGTAAGTTTGTACTCACCATCCTCAGATTACAATTCGTGTATTTTTCTAGTTCTCAAATTAGGGAACTATGATTAGTTTCCAGGAGATAAGCTAGGCCATATGGATGATGACGTGGCTATGCAAAGCAAAGATCCTGAAAACCAGATAGATCAGAAGAAGCCTCCTCATGCAGCAACAAAGGAGCAAATGGCAAACCACCATAACGGCTCTGATGATCCAGCATCTGATGGAAACTGCGATGACCAGGGTAACATTAATTCAAAAATGATCGACCTTAATATGCGACCGGTTCGTACTAATGGGCAAGGATCAAATTCCCAGGTGTGTCATATATGTTCACTACGGTTGGAGTCTTGCTATATCTATAGGGCACTTTTCATTGGCACTTGCAGATCTCTCTTGTAACAATGTTCTTCATTATGGCAAACCCAGACACAGGGGGTGGCTCTTAGCGTGAACAACCATGACTCTCCTGGGGTGGTGCCGACAAGTAATTACGAAGGAGACGCCAACAAGTAAACACTGGAAATTCGGAATGTACATGTCATCTACTTATACTGCTCTATAGCAGCTCAAGGAGGGCAGAACACGGGGGTGTAGCATTGGTATCTCTGTTACTATTGCTATAGTAGTACATTTCTGGCAGAGTTGGAGCTAACGACTGCATCTGGATCAATTCGGCTTGCCGTGCCCTACATGTATTTATTGTCAGGTCAATTCTCATTGCGACTGTCAGAACTCATGCAACTTGCCGCATTGCTGCTGTTATAGAAGCGCAGTGGCTATCACCTGTGGTTTGGAGTTGGGGGAGTGCTGTATGCCATTAGAAAAACTGTACAAAAAAATGAATAGACTGCTCATTTTTCTGTGGTGGCATATTTTCAGTTCGGTTCAGTTGCTGGTTGACACGTGGCTACAACCGAGGCCACCCTGTTTGTTCAACGTTTGAGGTCTTTATCATAGAAATTCATTCATGCGACACGTTTCATGCTACCGAGGGCCTGTGAGCGAGGTGGTCAAGCATTCGTGTTCAAGTATAGTATTCAGTCAAAACATGGCTGCATCAAAAGGCTCTTCGATGTCTTCTAGAACTGGAGCTTTTATCCAACCCACGCCCCTCCCACCACCAACTACGAGGTTAATCCTCTGCCGGGCAGCGGGAGCCGCGCACACTCGCACACCGCCGCGCGTGTAGTCTCGGGGAGGCGCGAGCAGAAACAAATGACCAGCCGCCACACGCACCCGCTGCCCTCCCAGCAGGGGCACGACACCGGGCGCGCGCCAGGACACGGGGACGGGACGGGGGAGCCGAGCCGAGCACGGCGGCCCGAAACCCACGCGACGCGCGGGCGCCCGTCTCGCCGCCCGCTCGCTCCCAGGTCGCGCGACCCGTGCGCGCGACAGGGCACGGTCACGTAGGCCGGCAGCCCGGCGCGTCGAACTCCGCCGCCCGGGGGTCCCGCTCCGCGCGCGGAGCACGACGCTCGTGCCCCGCGAGGAGCGGCGCGCCCTTTGCCGGGCACGGCGGCCGCGAGGCCTCCCCGCTGTCGAGCCAGGGCCCGGCACCGCGGGGACCAGCGGCTGCCGCGGGCTGCGAGACACGGTCACGGGCGGCAgggcgtggaggaggaggccgagTTGGCTTCGTGCGGTGCGGGCacgtcgttgctgctgctgcggcccCCGGCGGCATCTGCGTGCATGCACATACGCCGCTCGGGTCCGTCTTCCAGAGCCACGGAGGAACATGCACGTACCCGGTCGCACGCGCCCACATGCGGGGTGGCTGTCCCCTACCCCCTCGCCAGAATCCGGATCTACTGCGGCGGCTACCATGGCAACAGCCCAGCCTGGGCTGGCTAGCTACTGGTTGACCTGTTCTCCAATGCTCGCTgttcctctctcttctctcggaGAGATCCTTTGGCAGCCCATGTGTGGAATTTAAACTCCACTAATATTGTCAGCTAGAGAGTCCTCACCTGAGAACCATGGGCTGCGAAATGTCCTTGTAAGGGGCTCCTAAATTCTCATGCCCAGGTTGTGCATGATAGTTAGTTTGGCACCGCAATCTTCCGCTAGATTCGCCGCTGAAATTCATAGTGAATATATTAGCCTCGTCGTAAAAAACGTCAGAATCCTAACATGGTCATTAGCTGGCGGCCGAGAACATGACCAGCCTGAGCACTGGCTACAGCAATGACGCCACACGAGATTCCGGCCCGCCCGGGCAGCCACGGAGGCAGGCACGCTGCTACGAGAGAGAGGCAGGAGACCGGGGCGTCTACCTGGCAGCAGCCGGTCGGCCCCACGGAGGACACCGTGCCAGGGCTGAGGCCGGCAGGCCTGCGGTGCCGGCCCGCACCCAACCCAGCCGCCGGCGCTCCCGCCAGGCTCCGCAGCCGTGCAGCTTCCCCGGCCCCAACGACCCCACCGGAAACCGGATCCTCTGCAACCGCAGCCAGCCACGgtgcccgccgccgcatcgTATCGTCCTGGCTGGCAGCGGCACGGTGCCACCCGCTCCCTCCCCCGGGCCGCCGCAGAGGATCTCGTGCCCGGACGCCCTGCCGCGCCGCACCAACGGTATATATACGGGCCAGAGTCGCAGCTCGATGATCATCAGTCCACCGCAACCTTCACGCCTCACGCAGCTCCACCACCTCGAGTCCTCATCAGACCTCAGCTCGCCGACGCGCATGGCGGGCTACGGCAACGACGGCGTCGACCTCACCGAGCTCACGCTGGGGCCGCCCGGCGTCAACGCGCGCAAGGCGAGGCGAGCCAGGAAGAACGGGCAGCCGCCGTCGTCATCCGCCAGCATGCAGGCGTTCGTGAAGGTGAGCATGGACGGGACGCCGTACCTGAGGAAGGTGGACGTCGCGGCGTACGACGACTACGGCGAGCTCGTGGAGGCGCTCAACGAGATGTTCTGCTGCTGCTCCATCGGtaagctagctagctgctgccCTTGAGCCTGCCTGAACAAAAACCAAAGAACTGAAGAAAAGGAACTGAAGAATTGCGCATTCTTTTTGCGTCGTgcagggctgatggacgggtaCGGCGAGTGGGAGCACGCCGTGGTGTAcgaggacggcgacggcgactgGATGCTCGTCGGCGACGTGCCGTGGGAGTAAGCACGCCTTTCCTCGATTGCGCTGCCATTATTGCCTTTTGCCAATGGAGTATCGGGGCTCTAACAGATGGCAAATGCTCGCGTTTGGTTTTGCAGGATGTTTGTGACCTCGTGCAAGAGGATGCGGGTGATGCGATCGTGCGAGGCGAGAGGGCTGAGCTCGAACGCGTGACAGGGATGCCGGGCGCGCCGCACGACGTCGATATCAGAACGGCAGGTGAGGGGACAATGTTCAGAAACACACGCAAAGAGAATTCAGAACAGTGACCGGCAGTAACTGACGGGCAGTCTATTTGGTTTTCAGATTCAGCACGTGTACTAGGGCATCATGCATCCGAACTGAACTCTCACTGTTGCACATAGCTCAAGTGGCCACCAAGCTGACGAAGGCGATGGCGCAATTCTGAACGAAGCAGTGCAAGTACGATTCCATCTGCAGAAAGAAAGACTGCAAGTGGAGAATAAATGTTAGTTGACGCCGCCGGAACCGTACGATCTCCCCCCGCTTGCTGCTCCTCGCATGAGCCGGATACGGTTGACTTCCCTGCGATCCAAATATTTTAGTAGCTCCGATGATCGATGCTCCTCCCTACGGATCACTCCTAACAAACACCTTGCTgttcttgtttttttttttcctgGTCGTTTCGGCTGTACCTGTATGTCACATGTACATGAATCAAGGGTCGTTGCACCTCCAAATTTTGATACGAGTTGCCTCCGGAATAGGAAGATCTTGAGTTGAGCTCGAAGTCAGAGCTGTTCGCCTGTTTTGTCTCGCCTTCTACTGCTGCTCGTGCTAGTAGTTTAGGTGACCGGATCAGCTGGTCGGCGTACTTTGCTATTTGCAAGTGGGCGTAGCTCGATTCAGCTGCCCGGACAATGGCTGCATTTGCAGGTTTGCGTGTAGGCAGAGCTGAGAGCACTGGGCATCCAGAAGCGTGGAACAAATCTTTTTTCGAAGATGATTCAGACAGATATGGTGAGCCTAGCAAGTGGCCGTGTGGGTTAAGAtcaggcgaggatgatggcaatcGCACCAAATGAATCGGGTACAATGAACAAGGAGTCTAGGAATTCTTGTAGATTGTATAGTCAGGCTGTCAGGAATGTTCCTTGATTTAGATGATCAGGTCTGCCGTTAACGCGTTGCAGGGCAAAGTTTCAGTTCAGTTGTTTTTTAGAGGGAAAAAAATGAAATTTACGGATGAGCTCCGTGTTATACATTGGGGAACGGGCCTACTGGACCGGTGAAACATTGGAATGTTGTCGACCCAAAAGACTGCAAGGGCCGCCCCGGGTCTCACTCCCTGCAGCCCGAAGGCCGAAGACGCACGAGAAGCCCACCTCCATCCTCACGGAAACGGCCCAACAGTCGGGGGCGCACCCCGcacgcggcgagcggcgcgccgCGCCAGGGCGCAACTCCCAAGTCCCGACGCCCCACCGGCCACGCGACACCACCGTCGCCGTCGCTCTTGCGCGCACGGGCGCACGGCGCGTGCCACGAATTCATTCCACCGTGACCTGACGCATGGATGGTCGCTTCCGAGCGCCGCGGCGCCCTCCTCCCGCGCGGTTCACCCACCGGAAGCGGCGGTTGGGGCTGGGGTTACGTTTGCCCTCGGCTCGTGCGGCGCCGCGCTCGGTGCTCCtcggcgcgccgcgccgctAAACGCTCGCTGCCGCCGTCCGCCAACGTCGTCGCTCCGCGTCCCGCCACGACCACGAGCGCTCCAAAGAGCCGCACGGCTCCCCGTCGGTGCTTCTTCCGTCACGAGCAGTTTACCGGCACGTACGGTACGGGCGCCGAACCGAATCCCCTTGCGAGGAAAACACCACGCCCCTCCCGTGACCTACCTATCTGTCGGTGGCGGACTGTGCCGTCTGTGACAGCGTTCAACACCGGCGTTTCGCACCGAccgccttcttcttcttcttcgctcGACTTTCCTCTCGGGCGGCCGTCAGGATCTTAGGCTTTGGACTCGCGCACGCAAAGGAGCTGCTGAGCAAGCCGCGCTGGAGCGCCACGCATGGTGTCTCGCAAAACCGAGGCCCGGTGATGTTCCCTTTTTCTGCTTACGTGAGAAAGTGCGTCGATCCATCCATCTACTAGCATCAGCCTTCTTTTTAAGGAAGATCTACCAGGATTGCAACCTTTGAACCTGCACGTAAATTTACCACTGTTCCAGGTGTTGCTTCATGAGTAGATGATCTGCTCCCATTTACCAGCACATCACCTGAAAGTCTGAAAAAAAACAAGAGACAAAAAGCACTGCAGTTTGATTTTCTGAGATTTGAAGCACGACGCTTCATGTCAGTGACTGGAAACCGTACTCTCTGAAAACTTCATCGGCCAAATCCGTTTCAAAAGGTGAACTAAAAAATAAATTTAATTGCTATTATGTTTGTGCTTCGGTGAGATGGCTGCGTTCCTGAATTCGACAACTAGCCAGGGGTCCTCCTCTGCATCCCTTTCCTTTTCATGCCAGTGGCAACGTCCGACGGACAAGGACTCTGCTGGCCTCCCAATTCGACAACCTTAACAGCACCCTTTTTCCGGCAAACGTCGCACATCTGCCGTATCCATGTGGTCGGTTGTTACTACCCCGCGCTACGTGTCCCGATCGTCGAAATTCGTCCGTATCTCAGGCTCTCGCGCCCCGTTCCGGGCTAACTAGCTTTTCGCTCGGATCATCAGCAGGGTTTCGGTGTTGTCCTCTTGCCGGAATGGAGGCTGCCATGGGGATGGCGTTGCTGCGGTTGAGTGGAAGCATGGAAGTCCGAGTTGGACTTGATCTTGCGAGATACAGACGCAAGGGATGAAGTCAAcagaaaaaaaattaaaatgtaACGGGAATTGTTGAGTTCTTTCTTCATAATGTAGCTCTCCTGCATATTCTTGGAAAAAAAAGGAATTTTTCAGTTCTTTGCACCAGTGAGCGAGTTGGTTCAATACAATATTTTTAAGAACAAGGTAATCAATCTTAAAGGAAAGGTAGGCTCAAAATCCATATCTAACATAACATTAGCATTTTCCTCTCACTTGATATTGGAACCTATATATATGACCAGTCGTCATCTCGACGTGTTGTTTTAGACTGAATGTGGATATGCCTAACCAAATTATAGCTATCTTGATTTAAGATTTTCCTAAAAGATGTGTACACTCTATGTCTCTATGCATCATTCATGTTTTTGCTGAAATAAGTCAGCAACGTGTACCCAACATGAGCCGGGATTTGTCGAAAAGGACAGTGCCCTTCATTTATATGCTGAAACAATGCTACTACATGGACTTAACAGCTGCTAGGACCATTTCCATCCCATCGAGTGCAAAAGTTTTAGGCCCTGTTTGGAAGTTGAGGTTCGGGATTCAAATCCCTAGAAGGTTTAGTAAAAATTTGAACTAAATCCCAAAAGTTCCTAGAGTGATCCTCCTCTTTCTCCTCTTTCAAACAGGTTCTTAGTTGGTTCCGATCCCCTCAAGAAGTTAAATCGATAAGATAACGTAATCACAACTTCTCAGAAAACCATGGAATGAAATAAAACCCAGTGTCTACTGCTGCGTGCATGAACACTGCCAAATTTAGGATCTAACCAGGATGGTACTACATGGAGGACTCTTCCATCTGCATGTGACCACACCGAGCCCAGTAGCTGCTGGTTGCCCGTGTTGGCCATCAAGAACCCTAAAGAATCCTTTGGCCTCACCTCTTCTTACCACCACTCCCGTGACCCCAACCTTTGTCCTTTAACTACCCCGGCCGCACATTCCCCACCAGAAATCCAAGAAAAACCCGGACCCTGAGTATGCACGCCCTGCAGGCATTCATCACCAGCGGTTTCTACTTAATACACCGAGTGAATGAAGCCATGCTCATAGTACAAAATGGTCAGGACCATGTCAGTATGTTGTATCTACGCAGCAGTTGAGCAGTATACGTATAACTCACCCATACTGAATTTTTCCCCTTTTTTGGAAAATTATACTGAATTTTTTCTTTCGAAAGAGAACTCTACTgttcttttcaaaaaaaaaaagagaactCTACTGAATTTACCAGCAGCGTCCATTGCCATGGATAAAGAGAGCAGTGTATGGCAGTTTTGTCAGTGCGAGCATGTGCATTATGGCATGTTGCTGCCTATAAAAACGCGCCAAAACAGCAGCGACACTCTCCAGTGAGAGTGTGAGCAGCGGCGAGCTCGGAATGGCGCCTCGCGTCGCTCCCCGACCGTCTCCCATCCACCGCTTGTGCGTGCGCATCCTACTGGTGTCCTTCCTGGCGGCGCACCGGCTCGTGCCGTCCTGCTCGGCCTCGTTCTTCGGCTTCCCCGCGGCCGCCAAGCGGCACGACTACCGTGACGCGCTGGCCAAGTCCATCCTCTTCTTCGAGGGCCAGCGCTCGGGGCGGCTCCCGCCGGGCCAGCGCGCGTCGTGGCGCGGGGACTCCGGCGTGTCGGACGGCGCCGCGGCCGGGGTCGACCTGGAGGGCGGGTACTACGATGCCGGCGACAACGTCAAGTTCGGCTTCCCCATGGCGTTCACCACCACCATGCTGGCCTGGAGCGTCATCGAGTTCGGCGACGACATGCCGCGCGAcgagcgccgccacgccgccggtGCCGTCCGCTGGGCCACCGACTACCTCCTCAAGACCCTCGCCCACCCCGGCGTCATCTTTCTGCAGGCAAGCGCGCCGCATTGCAGCACCACCGTCGCGTTCGTTCATGTCGCGGAAACGCTGAGAGTGCTGCGCACGGGCAATGCAGGTGGGCGATCCGTGGAAGGATCACGACTGCTGGGAGAGGCCGGAGGACATGGACACGGAGCGCACGGTGTACAACGTCAGCGCGGGGCGGCCGGGCTCGGACATCGCGGCGGAGACGGCAGCGGCATTGGCGGCGGCGTCCATGGTGTTCCGCGACGCCGACCCGGAGTACGCCGAGACGCTGCTCGCGAGCGCGAGGAAGGCGTTCGAGTTCGCGGACACGTACAAGGGCGCGTACAGCGACGACCCAGACCTCAGGGCAGGGGGCTGCCCATTCtactgcgacttcaatggctaCCAGGTCAGATGCTTGTCTCGTTTCCCTGCCTCTGTCAGCAGATGGCGACATGACCTCTGCAGCTCTGCCTCGTCACAACAAGACACAGAGGAGCTTACCCTGCGTCTCTCAGTTGCAGTGATGCTACTTTGGCAATTGGTACTTCATAGTTTTCCAAATATTACCCTGTCTGTCTGTAGAGACACACACACATCTGTAGCGTACAGGTTCATGGAACATTGTTACATTGCTAACTTGCATCATACCTGGCTCATAGCAGATACTACTACACATCTGTAGCAAGAATACCAATGCAAATAGTGCTAGAATTGCAATCCACAGCGACTGCCATTTCAACAGAACAACAAAATCAGAAGTTTCTATTCCTGAACTTCCAGGACTCCAACATTTAGCAATTGAGGTGGATCACCCTCCAGACACTCGCTGCACACTGGCTCAATGCTCATGTATCACGTGTTGGCCCAAATGGTAGGACATCATAAGTGACTAGCATTTCTAAGTGCTAACAGAGCAGAGAGCAAAAAACATTTGAGTTTCCATTGCTAAACTTCAAAAGATTCTGATACAGTGTAGTAACTGTCAGCCAAAAACCAAACTTTTCGACTTCGAATACGCTCATATAAAACTGAAGACAATCGAATGCTGCTTCTACAGATTCCACACAATCAAAACATTCAGTAAAACAGAAGTTCAGAACTTAGACAGGCCGGTACCTTAAAGCACATACTGAAAATTCTTGGCAGGATGAGCTACTGTGGGGGGCGGCATGGCTAAGGAGAGCCTCCAAGGATGACACATTCCTCCAGTACATTCAGAACAACGGCAAGACCCTCGGTGCAGAAGACAGCAGCAACGAGTTCGGGTGGGACAACAAGCATGCCGGCCTCAATGTTCTTGTTTCCAAGGTCGGGCTGCTTCCGTCGATCTCCTTCAATTCCTGCATGCAAATTATGCCGACAAATCAGCAGCACGCAGCTGATCGGTACAAGAAAATGAGGACTATATATAATTGCTCTGCAGGAGTTCATAGAAGGCGAGGTGCTATCTTTGCAGTCCTACAAGGAGTTTGCAGACAGCTTCGTTTGCACGCTCATCCCAGAGTCCTCTTCACCACACATCACGTACACCCCTGGGGGCATGCTCTACAAGCCTGGAGGCAGCAACATGCAGCATGTCACCGCCATCTCCTTCCTTCTCCTGACATACGCCAAGTATCTCTCCAGATCATCTCACACTGTCAACTGTGGAGACATTTCAGTTGGCCCTGTAACTCTTCAGCGGCAAGCCAAAAAGCAGGTAGGCACATCTCACACCTTCCTCACAATCTACACTTCTTTTTTAGAGAAAAAAAATTCAGGAACAGCGAGAGATTGCCCTCTGAACAAAATTCGAACTGCTTGTGCATTCATATCTGCAGG is part of the Panicum hallii strain FIL2 chromosome 2, PHallii_v3.1, whole genome shotgun sequence genome and encodes:
- the LOC112880603 gene encoding endoglucanase 23-like; translation: MRTICDVCEGAPAVLFCAADEAALCRACDEKVHMCNKLASRHVRVGLANSNKLARCDICESFPAFFHCEIDGTSLCLSCDMTVHVGGKRTHGRYLLLRQSVEFPGDKLGHMDDDRHDYRDALAKSILFFEGQRSGRLPPGQRASWRGDSGVSDGAAAGVDLEGGYYDAGDNVKFGFPMAFTTTMLAWSVIEFGDDMPRDERRHAAGAVRWATDYLLKTLAHPGVIFLQVGDPWKDHDCWERPEDMDTERTVYNVSAGRPGSDIAAETAAALAAASMVFRDADPEYAETLLASARKAFEFADTYKGAYSDDPDLRAGGCPFYCDFNGYQDELLWGAAWLRRASKDDTFLQYIQNNGKTLGAEDSSNEFGWDNKHAGLNVLVSKEFIEGEVLSLQSYKEFADSFVCTLIPESSSPHITYTPGGMLYKPGGSNMQHVTAISFLLLTYAKYLSRSSHTVNCGDISVGPVTLQRQAKKQVDYLLGDNPMKMSYMIGYGDRYPQRIHHRGSSLPSIKDHPQRIACKEGTPYYNSSGPNPNPLIGAVVGGPGEDDAYEDDRADFRKSEPTTYINAPLVGVLAFLVGNPNPGHIRH
- the LOC112880605 gene encoding auxin-responsive protein IAA26-like, yielding MIISPPQPSRLTQLHHLESSSDLSSPTRMAGYGNDGVDLTELTLGPPGVNARKARRARKNGQPPSSSASMQAFVKVSMDGTPYLRKVDVAAYDDYGELVEALNEMFCCCSIGLMDGYGEWEHAVVYEDGDGDWMLVGDVPWEMFVTSCKRMRVMRSCEARGLSSNA